A portion of the Thalassotalea sp. LPB0316 genome contains these proteins:
- a CDS encoding PhoH family protein — MSKQHSITFELAPVDNTRQANLCGPMDDNLKTIERRLGVEISYRGHEFKIVGQELNCLAVEKMLKSLYVETQTVKGKQQAITPEMVHINILEADVLEQAPTEHDADFAKMVTIKTKRGLVKPRNGNQSTYVQNVLTNDISFGIGPAGTGKTYLAVACAVEALERQEVRRILLTRPAVEAGEKLGFLPGDLSQKVDPYLRPLYDALFEMLGFEKVEKLIERSVIEIAPLAYMRGRTLNDAFIILDESQNTTVEQMKMFLTRIGFNSRAVITGDVTQVDLPRGQKSGLRHAIEVLDDIPGVSFNFFQSKDVVRHPVVARIVDAYEKHEAKVSRIKEQKKQEKIALEKAQLEAAQQTISSVNAAPSQDRE; from the coding sequence TTGAGCAAACAACACAGTATTACCTTTGAATTAGCACCGGTAGACAATACCAGACAAGCTAATTTATGTGGTCCAATGGACGATAACCTCAAAACCATTGAACGCCGTTTAGGGGTAGAAATTAGTTATCGCGGCCACGAATTTAAAATTGTTGGCCAAGAACTAAACTGTTTAGCCGTCGAAAAAATGCTAAAAAGCCTTTACGTTGAAACACAAACCGTTAAAGGCAAACAGCAAGCGATAACACCAGAGATGGTGCATATCAACATTCTTGAGGCCGATGTCCTTGAGCAAGCACCGACCGAGCACGACGCTGACTTTGCTAAAATGGTCACCATTAAAACCAAGCGCGGTTTAGTCAAGCCGCGTAATGGCAATCAGTCGACTTACGTGCAAAACGTGTTAACCAACGATATCAGCTTTGGTATTGGCCCTGCTGGTACAGGTAAAACCTATTTGGCAGTCGCGTGTGCGGTAGAAGCATTAGAGCGACAAGAAGTGCGCCGTATCTTATTGACCCGCCCTGCCGTTGAAGCTGGTGAAAAGTTAGGTTTCTTACCGGGCGATTTATCACAAAAGGTCGATCCCTATTTACGCCCGCTCTACGACGCCTTATTTGAAATGCTCGGTTTTGAAAAAGTTGAAAAACTCATTGAACGCAGTGTTATCGAAATCGCGCCACTGGCCTATATGCGCGGTCGTACATTAAATGATGCCTTTATCATTCTCGATGAAAGCCAAAACACTACGGTTGAACAAATGAAAATGTTCCTAACCCGTATCGGCTTTAACTCGCGCGCGGTGATCACAGGTGATGTTACCCAAGTTGACTTGCCACGAGGCCAAAAATCAGGTTTGCGCCACGCCATTGAAGTATTAGACGATATCCCAGGTGTTAGCTTTAACTTTTTCCAATCTAAAGATGTTGTTCGCCACCCAGTGGTTGCGCGTATTGTTGATGCCTACGAAAAACACGAAGCCAAAGTAAGCCGCATTAAAGAGCAGAAAAAACAAGAAAAGATAGCGCTAGAAAAAGCACAACTTGAAGCTGCCCAGCAAACTATCAGTAGCGTTAATGCAGCACCATCTCAGGATCGCGAGTAA
- a CDS encoding triple tyrosine motif-containing protein codes for MCLPFLALITHQSVNATEIEDLDNITGIYQDRDDFIWLSGQQGLYRYDGFNVLRFANNSDDWHVPFTWVRSISPYQGKLLVSTQVNGLYSLDPKTGNYERLALPSHIKSPYLATYCRNQIYFTDKSTLYSFDLNTQTTTKLIENINVREIIATKGALYVISDRSIQLNTSNGFSTIYSGDIKSSATLGDSLVIKDEKKLITIKGKQVISQQTLAKNITAITTSHDKTAILATGDDGSVYQFNSQTLEPIAANYPKFSNSKILKLFHDNSKTLWALTNQGVKYVAEIIVKNTPIAYDIQHNTNELLAVNDDLLIGTFGKGLATLKPTPWLNPELNISLPNRAKYTTTMVQHGNSIIFGTLDGLWHYKLGDSSASRLKNTDSIKIVLTLHIKDSLLYIGTNYAGVKKYDLNQQKIVKTIDKANGLHNLEVIDIVTMANGDLWLATSDSVQLYKSQTDTVQQIGEFTSNKVVSLAHIDNKIFAFTIGSGIYVYDLQGILLARLRPATSFHYNLVVGNEVWVAATPGLYRLDPANYKLSVVLGTEDKNFSSAPVLMGEKIFAWHTKGLIEVDHKQKNFYNAKIKISKTAVSGQQSLNSSVINVGSNKDVITLDLASLDYRANTNKQFKYRLNDNVWTKVSGNQITLAGLSSGDYTLEVMGTNSLGQWSNYVAYTNIHMAYPWYWTPQIRIIYLLLLLALMVLSLWLIYTRARSISSVYKVLDEDLKNRGLLSDHLERNINVAIRLLNQGEQTKASKLLSEAASIIADNKTNVAPSSLNHQSLSGGIEYLVDFWQEKYSVKVRTQIDFDIDNLEQQLQQSIYRIIYSAIDSAIAHSKSNNFMVSIKRFNQKLWLRIEDDNDYFDGFDSKIDFNMAMYTIRKIAARHQAKINTYRTSDNTSQLGISFNLDEHVDEFIENDIANNI; via the coding sequence TTGTGCTTACCTTTCTTAGCGCTCATTACACACCAAAGTGTTAACGCCACAGAGATTGAAGATTTAGATAACATTACTGGCATCTACCAAGATCGTGATGATTTTATTTGGTTGAGTGGTCAACAAGGCCTTTATCGGTATGACGGCTTTAATGTCCTGCGATTTGCCAACAATAGTGACGACTGGCATGTGCCTTTTACTTGGGTTAGAAGTATATCTCCCTATCAAGGTAAGCTCCTCGTTTCCACGCAAGTCAACGGCCTATATTCTTTAGATCCGAAAACAGGGAACTATGAAAGGCTCGCCTTGCCGAGCCATATAAAATCACCTTATTTAGCGACTTACTGTCGAAACCAAATTTATTTTACCGATAAAAGCACGCTTTATAGCTTTGACTTAAACACCCAGACAACCACGAAATTAATAGAAAACATCAATGTTCGCGAGATTATAGCGACCAAAGGTGCACTTTATGTTATCTCAGATAGGAGTATCCAATTAAATACATCTAATGGCTTTTCCACCATTTATAGTGGTGATATCAAGTCTTCAGCAACCCTTGGCGACTCTTTGGTCATTAAAGATGAAAAAAAGCTAATCACGATAAAAGGTAAACAAGTTATTAGCCAACAAACACTTGCCAAAAACATTACAGCGATCACCACAAGTCATGACAAAACAGCAATTTTAGCAACCGGCGATGATGGTAGCGTTTATCAATTTAACAGCCAAACGCTTGAGCCTATTGCCGCTAACTACCCTAAGTTTTCAAATAGTAAAATACTCAAACTGTTTCACGACAATTCAAAAACCCTATGGGCGCTAACTAATCAAGGGGTCAAATATGTTGCCGAAATCATCGTTAAGAACACGCCAATAGCCTACGATATCCAGCACAATACTAATGAACTACTGGCGGTAAATGATGATTTACTTATCGGCACGTTTGGCAAGGGACTAGCAACCTTAAAGCCTACACCTTGGCTAAATCCAGAATTAAACATCTCACTGCCAAATAGAGCCAAATACACAACTACAATGGTCCAACATGGTAATAGTATTATTTTCGGGACACTCGATGGCCTATGGCACTATAAACTAGGCGATTCAAGCGCCTCTCGGCTTAAAAACACCGACAGTATTAAGATAGTTTTAACCTTGCATATCAAAGACAGTTTATTGTACATAGGTACCAACTATGCGGGTGTGAAAAAATATGATTTGAATCAACAAAAGATTGTCAAAACTATCGATAAAGCAAATGGTCTACACAATTTAGAAGTTATCGACATTGTTACAATGGCAAATGGTGATCTCTGGCTCGCGACATCTGATAGTGTTCAGCTTTATAAGAGCCAAACCGACACTGTGCAGCAAATAGGTGAGTTTACCAGTAACAAGGTCGTTTCACTTGCTCATATCGATAACAAAATATTTGCTTTTACAATTGGTAGCGGCATTTACGTTTACGATTTACAAGGGATTTTGTTAGCCCGTCTAAGGCCTGCTACATCCTTTCATTATAACTTAGTGGTAGGCAATGAAGTTTGGGTAGCAGCTACTCCTGGGCTATATAGGTTAGACCCTGCTAATTACAAACTCTCCGTTGTTTTGGGCACCGAAGATAAAAACTTCAGTTCAGCGCCGGTGTTAATGGGCGAAAAAATATTCGCATGGCACACCAAAGGTTTGATTGAAGTTGATCACAAGCAAAAAAATTTTTATAACGCCAAAATAAAAATCAGTAAAACAGCCGTATCGGGTCAGCAGAGCCTTAACAGCAGTGTGATTAACGTTGGCTCAAATAAAGATGTCATTACCCTTGATTTGGCCAGCTTAGATTATCGGGCTAACACCAATAAACAATTTAAGTATCGATTAAATGATAATGTTTGGACCAAAGTCAGTGGCAATCAAATTACCCTTGCCGGTTTATCTTCAGGTGATTACACACTCGAAGTGATGGGCACGAATAGCCTTGGCCAATGGAGCAATTATGTTGCCTATACCAATATTCATATGGCTTACCCTTGGTACTGGACACCGCAAATCAGGATCATTTACTTACTCTTATTGCTAGCTTTAATGGTGTTATCTTTGTGGTTAATTTACACGCGAGCACGCTCGATTAGTTCTGTCTATAAAGTACTGGATGAAGACCTAAAAAACCGTGGCCTGCTATCTGATCATCTCGAGCGCAATATCAATGTTGCGATAAGGCTATTAAACCAAGGCGAGCAAACCAAAGCCAGCAAGCTACTTTCTGAAGCGGCTAGTATCATTGCCGACAACAAAACGAACGTAGCGCCGAGTAGTTTAAATCATCAGTCTTTATCGGGCGGTATCGAATACTTGGTTGATTTTTGGCAAGAAAAATACAGTGTAAAAGTGCGTACTCAGATTGATTTTGATATCGACAATCTAGAACAGCAACTTCAGCAAAGTATCTATCGAATTATCTATAGCGCTATCGACAGTGCCATTGCTCACAGCAAAAGTAATAACTTTATGGTGTCAATCAAGCGCTTTAATCAAAAGTTGTGGCTGCGGATTGAAGACGACAACGATTATTTTGACGGCTTTGACAGTAAAATCGACTTCAACATGGCAATGTACACCATTCGCAAGATTGCCGCGCGTCATCAGGCAAAAATTAATACCTATAGAACCAGTGACAACACCAGTCAGCTAGGTATTAGCTTTAACCTAGACGAACATGTCGATGAGTTTATAGAAAACGATATCGCCAACAATATTTAA
- the lnt gene encoding apolipoprotein N-acyltransferase, whose protein sequence is MVAAVKSLFTKTNGLSFVAGLILVFAYAPYSHWWLPLIILPMFLALIDGKSIKHATQACFSFGLGWFSAGISWVHVSIDQFGGMPLVVSLLLMLLLCLYLALYPMLAGYLASKLSATKTLHLGLFVSTWLVCEYLRSIVLTGFPWLSLGYSQIDSPLAVLAPVIGEIGITAYLLALSYILVRVIRSSNKLPWAVSLIVFSVCLISASALQWVKPTGNSVKVALAQGNIAQSIKWDDEQEWPTMLMYLDMARANYDADIIVWPESAIPTLEPMAQDYLDLVNQSAGMNDSAIITGILDYNFETKSYYNALITLGNSQTESKTTGDYFYNHSNRFYKHHLLPIGEFVPFGDLLRPLAPFFNLPMSSFSRGDYVQQNLKAKGIDILPLICFEIAFPNQLAANFTNQTQLLLTVSNDAWFGTSHGPHQHMEIARMRALEFGRPLVRSTNTGVTAAVDHQGQFIDKLPQFEQAVLKTEVALVQGFTPYSRLGNVPVFIVALLSFIAISLTQRKR, encoded by the coding sequence ATGGTAGCGGCAGTTAAATCACTTTTCACCAAAACCAATGGGCTCAGCTTTGTCGCTGGGCTCATTTTAGTTTTTGCCTACGCACCTTATAGCCATTGGTGGCTTCCCCTTATTATCCTACCCATGTTTTTAGCCTTGATTGATGGCAAATCAATTAAGCATGCAACTCAAGCGTGTTTTAGCTTTGGTTTGGGTTGGTTTAGTGCCGGTATTAGCTGGGTGCATGTTTCAATAGACCAATTTGGTGGTATGCCACTTGTCGTGTCGCTACTGTTAATGTTGCTGCTCTGCCTCTACCTAGCACTCTACCCCATGCTCGCCGGTTATCTCGCCAGCAAGTTATCAGCAACAAAAACGCTCCACTTAGGCTTATTTGTTAGTACATGGCTCGTCTGTGAATACTTGCGCAGTATCGTATTAACAGGTTTTCCGTGGCTATCATTAGGCTATAGCCAAATTGACTCACCTCTTGCTGTTCTAGCACCCGTTATCGGCGAAATTGGCATTACCGCCTATTTGTTAGCGCTTAGCTATATATTGGTTCGGGTAATTAGGTCGAGCAACAAGTTACCATGGGCAGTTAGCTTAATAGTGTTTTCTGTCTGCTTAATTAGTGCAAGTGCGCTACAGTGGGTTAAACCGACAGGTAACAGCGTAAAAGTGGCGCTAGCACAAGGTAATATCGCGCAATCGATCAAATGGGATGATGAGCAAGAGTGGCCAACCATGTTGATGTATCTTGATATGGCAAGAGCCAACTACGATGCTGATATTATCGTGTGGCCGGAGTCGGCGATTCCAACGTTAGAGCCAATGGCACAAGATTACCTAGATTTAGTCAATCAATCTGCAGGGATGAATGACTCAGCGATTATAACCGGCATTCTAGATTACAACTTTGAAACTAAATCTTATTACAACGCCCTGATTACACTTGGCAACAGCCAAACTGAAAGTAAAACAACCGGCGATTATTTTTACAATCACAGCAACCGGTTTTACAAGCACCACCTATTACCTATTGGTGAATTCGTACCGTTTGGCGATCTGTTGCGCCCACTAGCGCCATTTTTTAATCTGCCGATGTCGTCGTTTTCTCGTGGTGACTATGTTCAGCAAAACCTCAAAGCCAAAGGTATTGATATTCTGCCGCTCATTTGTTTTGAAATTGCCTTTCCAAACCAACTTGCCGCCAATTTCACTAATCAAACGCAACTTTTACTGACCGTGAGTAACGATGCATGGTTTGGTACGTCGCATGGTCCACATCAGCATATGGAAATTGCTCGAATGCGCGCGCTAGAATTTGGCCGCCCATTAGTGCGCTCAACTAATACCGGCGTGACCGCTGCTGTTGATCATCAAGGCCAATTCATTGATAAACTACCTCAGTTTGAACAAGCCGTACTCAAGACAGAGGTTGCGCTAGTTCAAGGGTTCACGCCTTATAGTCGATTAGGTAATGTGCCAGTTTTTATCGTGGCACTACTGAGCTTTATTGCCATTAGCCTAACGCAACGCAAACGTTAG
- the ybeY gene encoding rRNA maturation RNase YbeY translates to MQHHLRIASKLVTIVLDLQIASESSDNLPNTSDFQSWVEAALSRYSKPFELTIRIVDSAESQTLNHQYRGKDKPTNVLSFPFEVPDGIELDLLGDLIICKQVVEREATEQNKILSAHWAHMVIHGCLHLLGFDHISDDEAQEMESLEIDILAQLGFSNPYIES, encoded by the coding sequence ATGCAGCACCATCTCAGGATCGCGAGTAAACTTGTGACTATCGTGCTCGATTTACAAATTGCTAGCGAATCTAGCGACAACTTGCCAAATACCAGTGACTTTCAGAGCTGGGTTGAAGCTGCCCTGAGTCGCTACAGTAAACCCTTTGAGTTAACCATTCGTATTGTCGATAGCGCAGAGTCACAAACGCTCAATCACCAGTATCGCGGAAAAGATAAACCAACCAATGTACTATCTTTTCCGTTTGAAGTCCCCGATGGCATTGAGCTCGATTTACTCGGCGATTTAATTATTTGCAAACAAGTGGTTGAACGTGAAGCAACAGAACAAAACAAAATATTGAGCGCACATTGGGCTCATATGGTGATCCACGGATGCTTGCATTTGTTGGGCTTTGATCATATAAGTGATGATGAAGCGCAAGAAATGGAAAGTTTAGAAATTGACATTTTAGCGCAATTAGGGTTTTCTAACCCCTATATTGAAAGCTAA
- a CDS encoding HlyC/CorC family transporter has protein sequence MSDDNPQSTNGSSNKSFLDKIVQAFTGEPQNKEELVEVLNDAEDRELINPETKLMIEGVLGVSEMRVRDIMIPRSQMVTLDINMSLEEFLPKILESAHSRFPVVNDDKDHVEGILLAKDLLSYGFNRTDEPFTLSDVIRPAIIIPESKKVEPLLKEFRSERYHMAIVVDEYGGVSGLVTIEDILELIVGEIEDETDTEIEEDIKHLAGQVYQLKALTELADFNEYFNCEFDEEDADTIGGIVLHEFGHMPQKGEEIEIGDFAFKIVSADNRRIQTIQLTVPKEHEVTGKILD, from the coding sequence ATGAGCGATGACAACCCCCAGTCTACCAACGGCTCCTCGAACAAATCGTTTTTGGATAAAATAGTTCAAGCATTTACCGGAGAGCCGCAAAATAAAGAAGAATTGGTTGAAGTATTAAACGATGCTGAAGACCGTGAACTGATCAATCCTGAAACCAAACTCATGATTGAAGGCGTGTTAGGTGTATCTGAGATGCGCGTTAGAGACATCATGATCCCGCGCTCGCAAATGGTGACACTCGACATCAACATGTCATTAGAAGAGTTCTTACCGAAGATTTTGGAGTCTGCCCACTCGCGTTTCCCTGTTGTCAACGATGACAAAGATCACGTTGAAGGTATTTTATTAGCAAAAGATTTACTCTCTTACGGCTTTAATCGCACTGACGAACCTTTCACGTTGTCTGATGTTATTCGCCCTGCAATTATTATCCCCGAAAGTAAAAAAGTAGAGCCGCTGTTAAAAGAGTTCCGCTCTGAACGTTATCACATGGCAATTGTTGTTGATGAATACGGCGGCGTTTCAGGCTTAGTAACGATTGAAGACATTCTCGAATTGATCGTCGGTGAAATTGAAGACGAAACCGATACTGAGATTGAAGAAGATATCAAACACTTAGCTGGCCAAGTCTATCAGTTAAAGGCCTTAACTGAACTTGCCGACTTTAACGAATACTTTAACTGCGAATTCGACGAAGAAGACGCCGATACCATTGGTGGTATCGTACTGCACGAATTTGGCCACATGCCACAAAAAGGCGAAGAAATTGAAATTGGCGATTTTGCCTTCAAGATTGTCTCTGCCGATAACCGCCGGATCCAAACAATTCAACTAACGGTGCCGAAAGAGCACGAAGTTACTGGTAAAATCCTTGATTAG
- the miaB gene encoding tRNA (N6-isopentenyl adenosine(37)-C2)-methylthiotransferase MiaB: MTKKLYIKTWGCQMNEYDSQKMAELLDTTHGLELAQEAEEADVILLNTCSIREKAQEKVFHQLGRWKNLKNENPDLIIGVGGCVASQEGDAIRQRAPYVDMVFGPQTLHRLPEMIKKASGENKEAVVDVSFPEIEKFDRLPEPKAEGATAFVSIMEGCSKYCTFCVVPYTRGEEVSRPLDDVLYEIAQLAEQGVREVNLLGQNVNAYRGATHDGDICRFSELLRLVATIDGIDRIRYTTSHPVEFTDDIIEVYKDVPELVSHLHLPVQSGSDRILTMMKRGHTALEYKSKIRKLKKARPDLCMSSDFIVGFPGETDADFEATMDLIQAIDFDLSFSFIYSARPGTPAADIVDDIDESVKKQRLQILQDRINQQALRIARQMLDTEQRILVEGPSKKNPMELRGRTENNRIVNFVAPHHVIGQFVDVKITDVYANSLRGELVREEKDMGLRIAHSPADILANNHHGAKPSNADELGVATFTP, encoded by the coding sequence ATGACCAAAAAGCTTTATATTAAAACTTGGGGCTGTCAAATGAACGAGTACGACTCGCAGAAAATGGCAGAACTTCTCGACACAACGCATGGTTTAGAGTTAGCACAAGAAGCTGAAGAAGCAGACGTGATCCTGTTAAACACCTGCTCAATTCGCGAAAAAGCTCAAGAAAAAGTTTTCCATCAGCTAGGTCGTTGGAAAAACCTAAAAAATGAAAATCCTGATTTAATTATCGGTGTGGGTGGCTGTGTTGCCTCACAAGAAGGTGACGCGATTCGCCAACGCGCGCCGTATGTTGATATGGTATTTGGCCCGCAAACCTTGCACCGCTTACCTGAGATGATCAAAAAAGCTAGCGGTGAAAACAAAGAAGCCGTGGTTGATGTCAGCTTCCCTGAAATTGAAAAGTTTGACCGTTTACCTGAGCCAAAAGCGGAAGGTGCAACCGCTTTCGTTTCTATTATGGAAGGTTGTAGCAAGTACTGTACATTCTGTGTTGTACCTTATACTCGTGGTGAAGAAGTATCACGCCCATTAGATGACGTGTTATACGAAATTGCTCAACTCGCTGAGCAAGGTGTTCGTGAAGTTAATTTATTAGGCCAAAACGTTAACGCTTACCGCGGTGCAACGCACGATGGCGACATCTGCCGTTTTTCTGAGTTATTACGTTTAGTGGCTACCATTGACGGTATCGACCGCATTCGTTACACCACTTCTCACCCCGTTGAGTTTACCGACGATATCATTGAAGTTTACAAAGACGTACCTGAGCTCGTTAGCCACCTACACTTGCCTGTTCAAAGTGGTTCAGATCGCATTTTAACCATGATGAAGCGCGGTCATACGGCGTTAGAGTACAAATCAAAAATTCGCAAATTGAAAAAAGCGCGCCCAGATTTATGTATGTCATCTGACTTTATTGTTGGCTTCCCAGGTGAAACTGATGCCGATTTCGAAGCCACTATGGATTTAATCCAAGCCATCGACTTTGACTTGAGCTTTAGCTTTATCTACTCAGCACGTCCGGGCACACCCGCTGCCGATATCGTTGACGACATCGATGAAAGCGTTAAAAAACAACGCCTACAAATTTTACAAGACAGAATTAACCAACAAGCATTGCGCATTGCTCGCCAAATGTTAGACACCGAGCAACGCATCTTGGTTGAGGGCCCGTCGAAAAAGAATCCAATGGAGCTACGTGGCCGTACTGAAAACAACCGCATTGTAAACTTTGTTGCGCCACATCACGTGATTGGTCAATTTGTTGATGTTAAAATTACCGACGTCTACGCCAATTCATTGCGCGGCGAGCTAGTGCGTGAAGAAAAAGACATGGGCTTGCGTATTGCCCATTCACCAGCCGATATCTTAGCTAATAACCATCACGGTGCTAAGCCAAGCAATGCTGACGAATTAGGCGTTGCGACATTTACGCCTTAA